The following are encoded in a window of Roseivirga misakiensis genomic DNA:
- the pyk gene encoding pyruvate kinase: MNHQRINKRAKIVATVGPASQSKEMLTELARSGVNVFRLNFSHGEHSTHAEVIKRIREINNELGIHISILQDLQGPKIRVEQVENGEVFIEEGDELIITNESCLGTSKKVSTSYQALPNDVQIGDMVLIDDGNLELAVKEVNGGEVTCEVKYGGSLKSRKGINLPFTNVSAPALTEKDKNDLAFGIEQGVDWIALSFVRSAEDIIDLKERIGKSGKDIRVIAKIEKPEALQNIDDIIKVSDALMVARGDLGVEIVMEEVPMAQKMMVEKCNMAAKPVIIATQMMESMIKNPRPTRAETNDVANAVLDGADALMLSAETAAGKYPVETVQTMASTIASVEQSGGIYDKVNSPDRESDTFMNDNILYGACKLSDRVNAKAIIGNTVSGYTAFKLSSSRPKARIFIFTPNKNLLTKLGLVWGVEGFNYDNTVSTDQTFLDQERMLKEAGQIESGDIFISTASMPIFAKGRTNMLKLNITD; the protein is encoded by the coding sequence ATGAATCACCAAAGAATCAATAAGCGAGCAAAAATTGTAGCTACCGTAGGTCCTGCAAGTCAGTCTAAAGAGATGTTGACAGAATTAGCACGGTCAGGTGTGAATGTTTTTAGACTTAACTTCTCCCACGGAGAACATAGCACTCATGCTGAAGTCATAAAACGAATTCGCGAGATTAACAATGAACTTGGGATTCATATCTCTATTCTTCAAGACTTACAAGGCCCTAAAATAAGAGTAGAACAAGTCGAGAATGGCGAAGTGTTCATAGAAGAAGGTGATGAATTAATTATCACTAACGAATCTTGTTTAGGTACATCCAAAAAAGTGAGTACTTCTTATCAAGCACTTCCAAACGATGTCCAAATTGGAGACATGGTCCTGATCGATGATGGAAATTTAGAACTGGCCGTAAAGGAAGTCAATGGGGGTGAAGTTACCTGCGAAGTGAAGTATGGTGGATCATTAAAATCTAGAAAAGGTATAAACCTACCTTTTACTAACGTTTCGGCTCCCGCCTTAACCGAAAAGGATAAAAATGATTTAGCATTCGGAATAGAGCAGGGTGTGGATTGGATTGCCTTGTCCTTTGTGAGAAGTGCCGAGGACATAATAGACCTTAAAGAGCGCATCGGGAAGTCTGGTAAAGATATTCGTGTGATTGCCAAAATTGAAAAACCAGAAGCGCTACAGAATATTGACGATATCATTAAAGTTTCAGACGCTCTTATGGTCGCCAGAGGTGATCTAGGAGTTGAGATAGTCATGGAAGAGGTGCCAATGGCGCAGAAAATGATGGTTGAAAAGTGTAATATGGCTGCCAAGCCAGTAATCATTGCTACTCAAATGATGGAGAGTATGATCAAGAATCCTAGACCAACGCGTGCCGAAACTAATGATGTTGCCAATGCAGTTTTGGACGGAGCGGATGCTTTAATGCTATCTGCTGAGACTGCTGCGGGTAAATATCCTGTAGAAACTGTTCAGACCATGGCGAGTACCATTGCTTCGGTAGAACAGTCGGGTGGTATTTATGATAAAGTTAATTCTCCTGACAGAGAGAGTGATACTTTCATGAATGATAATATCTTGTATGGTGCTTGTAAACTGAGTGATAGGGTAAATGCGAAGGCAATAATCGGTAATACTGTTTCAGGCTATACAGCTTTTAAACTATCATCAAGTCGTCCGAAAGCACGTATTTTCATTTTTACACCAAACAAAAACCTACTTACCAAACTTGGTTTGGTTTGGGGAGTAGAAGGTTTCAATTACGACAATACTGTGTCAACTGATCAAACATTTTTAGATCAAGAACGCATGTTAAAGGAGGCTGGTCAAATTGAAAGTGGCGACATATTTATTTCTACAGCGAGCATGCCGATTTTTGCTAAAGGAAGAACGAATATGCTCAAATTGAATATCACTGATTAA
- a CDS encoding MBL fold metallo-hydrolase: protein MKITVLGSGTSQGVPVIGCNCSVCRSLDFRDKRLRVSLHISVDDQSFIIDSGPDFRQQVLRERIRHVDALIFTHEHKDHTAGMDDIRSFNFLQKQDIPIYGRASVLNQIKQEFSYIFSENAYPGVPRVTPMVIENKPFKIQRVEVIPIEALHYKLPVFGFRIKDFTYLTDIKTIGPKEIAKAKGSKVLVLDALQKEDHISHLTLSEALELATEIGAEKTYFTHISHKMGLHESVEKELPDNISLAYDGLQIDL from the coding sequence GTGAAAATCACCGTATTAGGATCTGGCACTTCTCAAGGAGTGCCTGTTATCGGTTGCAACTGCTCTGTATGTAGGTCTTTAGACTTTAGGGATAAAAGACTAAGAGTTTCATTACACATATCGGTTGATGATCAAAGCTTTATCATCGATTCTGGACCTGACTTCAGACAACAAGTTCTGAGAGAAAGAATCCGGCATGTAGATGCATTAATCTTTACCCATGAACATAAAGATCATACTGCTGGAATGGATGATATCCGGTCATTTAATTTTCTTCAAAAGCAGGATATTCCAATATATGGAAGAGCGTCTGTCTTGAATCAGATAAAGCAAGAGTTCTCATATATTTTTAGTGAAAACGCCTATCCTGGAGTACCAAGAGTTACTCCAATGGTAATTGAAAATAAACCTTTTAAGATTCAACGTGTGGAGGTCATCCCTATTGAAGCCTTACATTATAAATTACCTGTTTTTGGTTTTCGAATCAAGGATTTTACTTATCTGACAGATATCAAAACAATAGGACCAAAAGAAATTGCTAAAGCAAAAGGATCAAAAGTATTAGTGCTTGATGCCCTTCAAAAAGAAGACCACATAAGTCACTTGACCCTATCTGAGGCTTTAGAATTAGCTACAGAAATCGGAGCCGAAAAGACTTACTTTACCCATATCAGTCATAAAATGGGACTTCATGAGTCAGTGGAAAAGGAACTACCTGACAATATCAGCCTAGCCTACGATGGACTTCAAATAGACCTGTAG
- a CDS encoding response regulator produces MTEVDHKKVLVAEDSSVIQNLLKKILLFENCKITSVKDGKKVLDKFESEDFDLIIMDINLPLLDGLAATKTIRSGKTKKSKTPIIGISGNAKNLPVSSFFEAGMNDYMQKPLDYDKLIELVKKHTGSI; encoded by the coding sequence ATGACTGAGGTAGATCACAAAAAAGTACTGGTAGCCGAGGATAGTTCAGTAATCCAAAATCTCTTAAAAAAGATTTTACTTTTTGAAAACTGTAAAATCACGTCCGTAAAAGATGGTAAAAAAGTCCTAGACAAATTTGAATCAGAAGATTTCGATTTAATCATTATGGATATTAACCTACCCTTACTTGATGGGCTTGCTGCTACCAAAACGATCAGGTCTGGTAAAACTAAGAAATCGAAAACGCCAATTATCGGCATCTCTGGAAATGCGAAAAACCTTCCCGTTTCAAGCTTCTTTGAAGCTGGCATGAATGATTATATGCAAAAGCCTCTCGACTACGACAAGCTGATTGAACTCGTAAAAAAACATACCGGATCAATTTAA
- a CDS encoding response regulator: MRKKTQYILVVDDNEINRRYVKTALKELNTEVIIAKTGFEALDIAEKAPPHLILVDIQMPLMDGYECFTLLREKLGNEVPILAITAFSDLDDRDDFIAYGFSDCILKPVRPEVLRNTVSHWFNYRMPHQQNQSNSEQSDFDFGIINELKRYASNEELTELYNEFIKETNLFGEKLVFLQTTQNYPEILSILHVIKGNAGSLGFAKLSELTSVLETDIKSGDHDSLSIRIQELVDYSSKIFSVFKAQQTLINA; encoded by the coding sequence ATGAGGAAGAAAACGCAATATATTCTTGTTGTAGACGACAATGAAATCAACAGGCGGTATGTGAAAACTGCATTGAAAGAATTAAACACCGAAGTCATCATTGCAAAGACTGGCTTTGAAGCCTTAGATATTGCCGAAAAAGCGCCCCCACATTTAATCCTTGTCGACATTCAAATGCCACTTATGGATGGTTATGAATGCTTTACTCTACTTCGTGAAAAGCTCGGAAATGAAGTTCCAATATTAGCGATTACCGCTTTCTCAGACTTAGATGATCGCGACGATTTTATAGCATATGGATTTAGTGATTGTATTTTAAAACCTGTTAGGCCCGAGGTCTTACGCAACACAGTCAGTCATTGGTTTAATTATCGAATGCCTCATCAACAAAATCAATCTAACTCCGAACAATCCGATTTCGATTTTGGAATTATCAATGAGCTAAAACGCTATGCTAGTAATGAAGAATTGACAGAATTGTACAATGAGTTCATCAAGGAAACTAACCTTTTTGGCGAAAAACTTGTGTTTTTACAAACGACTCAGAATTATCCTGAAATTTTAAGTATCTTGCACGTTATTAAAGGTAATGCTGGGTCCTTAGGTTTTGCCAAACTGTCTGAATTGACATCCGTACTTGAGACGGATATAAAATCGGGTGATCACGATTCGTTGTCGATCCGTATTCAGGAATTAGTTGACTATTCCAGCAAAATTTTTAGTGTATTTAAAGCACAACAGACTCTTATTAATGCATGA
- the miaA gene encoding tRNA (adenosine(37)-N6)-dimethylallyltransferase MiaA, with protein sequence MTKPKLICVVGPTAVGKTGVAIQIANALNTEIISADSRQFYRELEIGTAKPTADELKQAKHHFVNNLSIHDDYNVGRFEKEVIAKLKLLFKKHQTVILVGGSGLFVDAVCNGLDAFPKIDEAVRPKLIQEFEDNGLSNLQDELKATDLDYYKIVDLKNPQRVIRALEVIRGTGKTFTEFRKQKPKERDFDVIKIGLAMEREELYSRIDDRMDQMIENGLFQEAQEFQSYSHLNALQTVGYSEIFGYLSGTYDKNEAVRLLKRNSRRYAKRQLTWFKRDQQTVWFNPNQIDQILNFLTGELKIA encoded by the coding sequence ATGACTAAGCCAAAATTGATTTGTGTTGTTGGGCCAACTGCTGTTGGCAAGACTGGTGTGGCTATTCAAATTGCTAACGCATTAAATACAGAAATAATATCTGCTGATTCAAGACAATTTTATAGGGAGCTAGAAATAGGCACTGCGAAACCTACGGCTGATGAATTGAAACAAGCAAAACATCATTTTGTCAATAACCTGTCAATTCACGACGACTACAATGTCGGTCGGTTTGAGAAAGAGGTGATCGCCAAGTTGAAGCTCCTGTTTAAAAAACATCAGACTGTAATTTTAGTTGGTGGCTCTGGCTTATTTGTAGATGCAGTATGTAATGGTCTAGACGCATTTCCTAAAATTGATGAAGCGGTTAGGCCGAAGCTAATTCAAGAGTTTGAAGATAATGGTCTTTCAAACCTTCAAGATGAGCTTAAGGCGACCGACCTTGACTATTACAAAATAGTCGATCTAAAAAATCCTCAAAGAGTCATACGAGCCCTTGAAGTAATCAGAGGTACTGGGAAGACTTTTACAGAGTTTAGAAAACAAAAACCCAAGGAAAGAGACTTCGATGTCATCAAAATTGGTTTGGCTATGGAAAGAGAGGAACTCTACTCGCGCATAGATGATCGTATGGATCAAATGATTGAAAATGGCTTATTTCAAGAAGCTCAAGAGTTTCAATCCTATAGTCACTTAAATGCGCTGCAGACAGTGGGCTATAGCGAGATTTTTGGTTATCTCTCAGGTACTTACGATAAAAATGAAGCCGTTCGATTATTGAAACGTAATTCCCGAAGGTATGCTAAAAGGCAACTTACCTGGTTTAAAAGAGATCAACAGACAGTTTGGTTTAATCCTAACCAAATTGATCAGATCCTAAATTTTTTAACTGGTGAACTTAAAATTGCCTAA
- a CDS encoding LemA family protein: MGYIPIFIALLGLVLLYSIYTYNLIKPRKARLTKAIDDMAENSTNRKQVILAYDQENPGSSLSEVAAMLKKSSTNRFQSYRKEEDFINAINQGIGGLSDTEIQDQIRKANANQESMMKTLKSVSNDYNSFIAKPPASVVASVFGFRQF, encoded by the coding sequence ATGGGATACATTCCAATATTCATCGCTTTATTAGGGCTAGTTCTCCTTTACAGCATTTACACCTATAATTTGATTAAGCCTCGCAAAGCCAGATTGACAAAAGCGATTGATGACATGGCTGAAAACAGCACTAATCGAAAGCAAGTTATTTTGGCCTATGATCAAGAAAACCCAGGCTCAAGTCTCTCCGAAGTAGCTGCAATGTTGAAAAAATCCTCTACGAATCGTTTTCAAAGCTATAGAAAGGAAGAAGATTTTATTAATGCTATCAACCAAGGTATAGGTGGCCTTTCCGACACAGAAATACAAGATCAAATAAGGAAGGCTAATGCAAACCAAGAAAGTATGATGAAAACGTTGAAATCAGTATCTAACGATTACAACTCTTTTATCGCTAAGCCGCCGGCCAGTGTCGTGGCTTCGGTGTTTGGTTTTAGGCAATTTTAA
- a CDS encoding glycosyltransferase family protein, which translates to MDNEKRKRILVITYYWPPSGGAGVQRWLKFTKYLPDFGWDPIVFTPENPDFDLKDESLLEDVEERIEVLKFPIWEPYKIFKRLSGNKTIKQGQILETEKQSIFKQLAIWLRGNLFVPDPRIFWVKPSVEYLSSIIQTNEIKHVITTGPPHSVHLIGKGLKLKNPALTWIADFRDPWSGWDILRKMKITSFIWKKHFKLEESVLKMSDAVLATGPTAAREFKDLGARKVHYITNGYDGADLNVTQTHAKTSEFRVSHVGMLSADRNPQVLWQVLDELCNDHEFKAALRIKLVGILSPNVIASIREHKHIADLFETHDSVPHAEVFDTYQASEILLLLQTNIEGTNSQLPGKLFEYLSARRPILALGGENDISDILSETDSGASFTYQDENGLKKFILEAYNAWRNKEPQWSFKNIDKYERRTLTSELSEWLDSI; encoded by the coding sequence ATGGACAACGAAAAGCGCAAGCGAATACTTGTGATTACCTATTATTGGCCACCCAGTGGTGGGGCAGGGGTTCAGCGTTGGTTGAAATTTACAAAGTACCTGCCTGATTTTGGTTGGGATCCGATTGTCTTCACTCCGGAAAATCCAGATTTTGATTTAAAAGATGAATCTCTCTTGGAGGATGTAGAAGAGCGAATTGAAGTCTTGAAGTTTCCGATTTGGGAACCTTACAAAATCTTCAAGAGATTATCAGGGAACAAAACCATCAAACAAGGACAAATACTTGAAACCGAAAAGCAAAGCATTTTTAAACAACTAGCAATTTGGCTCAGAGGCAATCTTTTTGTTCCTGACCCTAGAATCTTTTGGGTTAAACCTTCAGTGGAGTATCTATCGTCAATCATTCAGACGAACGAAATAAAACATGTCATTACTACAGGTCCGCCCCATAGTGTTCATTTGATCGGTAAAGGATTAAAGTTGAAGAACCCCGCGTTAACTTGGATTGCAGACTTTAGGGACCCGTGGTCAGGTTGGGATATTCTTAGGAAAATGAAGATAACCTCATTTATCTGGAAGAAGCATTTTAAGCTAGAAGAGTCCGTTTTGAAAATGTCAGATGCTGTTTTGGCCACAGGCCCAACTGCGGCTAGAGAATTCAAAGATCTTGGCGCTAGAAAAGTACACTATATTACTAACGGCTATGATGGTGCCGATCTAAACGTTACTCAAACTCACGCTAAAACCAGTGAATTTAGGGTAAGCCATGTGGGGATGTTAAGTGCTGATAGAAACCCTCAGGTTTTGTGGCAGGTCCTTGATGAACTTTGCAATGACCATGAATTCAAAGCAGCTTTAAGGATAAAATTAGTTGGCATATTAAGTCCTAATGTTATCGCATCCATTAGGGAGCACAAACATATTGCAGATTTATTTGAGACCCATGATTCTGTACCGCATGCAGAGGTATTTGATACTTATCAAGCGAGTGAAATCTTATTGCTCTTACAAACTAATATTGAGGGTACAAACTCTCAATTGCCGGGTAAACTTTTTGAATATCTGAGTGCGAGAAGGCCAATACTCGCCCTAGGTGGAGAAAATGATATTTCTGATATTCTCTCAGAAACTGATTCAGGGGCATCATTTACTTACCAAGATGAAAATGGGCTCAAAAAATTTATTCTCGAGGCGTATAATGCCTGGAGAAATAAGGAGCCGCAATGGAGCTTCAAGAATATAGATAAATACGAAAGAAGAACCCTAACTTCAGAGCTTTCGGAGTGGTTGGATTCAATTTAA
- a CDS encoding lipopolysaccharide biosynthesis protein, with amino-acid sequence MGVVIKQSIRSSIFAYLGVAIGYINVLWLYPNFLSTEQVGLFRLIQSSAYLLATFGQVGLAQSLVKFFPELKSNKGFFTSIVFGGTIGFLILSLLTVIFRSTIVDYFAKESSMFVDYFQVTVLITFLIINFQLLEAYSKSLLKIVVPTLLRDVGLRILSTLILLLYGFEIISFPTLIYSLIGVYGIVLFMLAIQVKTSLKAPLSLDFAFLKSGVWKRILNFGCYSLIGAGGTQIILQIDNIMVSGALGLQATGIYFIAFSIGVVIEMPKRAIAQISASLLSQSFNSGDMPAVKKLYQQTSINQMIIGTLLLIGIWANLDSIYSLVPNGEEYANGFNVVLFIALGKLSDMAFGTNGEIIVMSKYYRFNVISVSILAIVTIVLNTLLIPKYGIDGAAIASFIAMFSFNLIKFYYVWVKFRIQPFTTSTIKFLGITGVVLLANYLLPELDTVLLDMITRSTIITVLLIGATYWLKISEEVNELLEKSAKWILRLN; translated from the coding sequence ATGGGAGTAGTCATAAAGCAAAGCATACGCTCTTCGATCTTCGCCTACTTGGGCGTAGCGATTGGCTACATCAATGTGCTTTGGCTTTATCCAAATTTCTTATCCACAGAACAAGTCGGACTTTTTAGGCTCATCCAAAGCTCGGCATACCTTTTAGCCACTTTTGGTCAGGTAGGATTAGCGCAAAGCCTTGTTAAGTTCTTTCCAGAACTTAAAAGCAACAAAGGATTCTTTACTTCCATCGTATTTGGCGGAACGATAGGCTTTCTGATTCTCTCGCTTCTAACAGTGATATTTCGAAGTACCATAGTCGATTACTTTGCCAAAGAATCTTCGATGTTTGTCGATTATTTTCAAGTAACTGTATTGATCACGTTTCTAATCATCAACTTTCAATTACTTGAAGCCTATTCAAAGAGCTTATTGAAAATCGTCGTTCCAACTTTGCTCAGAGATGTAGGGCTGCGAATCTTGTCAACCTTAATTCTATTACTCTATGGCTTCGAAATCATAAGTTTCCCGACGCTGATCTATTCCTTAATCGGAGTTTATGGCATTGTCCTATTCATGCTCGCAATTCAAGTTAAAACCTCACTAAAGGCTCCTCTTTCTTTAGATTTCGCCTTTTTAAAAAGTGGAGTCTGGAAACGTATTTTAAATTTTGGTTGCTATTCACTAATCGGTGCTGGTGGTACGCAAATTATACTTCAGATAGACAACATTATGGTAAGTGGTGCGCTTGGGCTTCAAGCGACAGGGATATACTTCATCGCATTTTCAATAGGCGTGGTTATTGAAATGCCAAAAAGAGCAATTGCCCAAATTAGTGCATCGCTACTCTCCCAATCCTTTAATTCTGGAGATATGCCGGCCGTAAAAAAGCTTTATCAACAGACCTCTATCAACCAAATGATCATTGGAACACTTTTGCTGATTGGGATATGGGCCAACTTAGATAGTATTTACTCTTTAGTGCCAAATGGCGAAGAATACGCCAATGGTTTTAACGTGGTCCTTTTCATTGCCTTAGGGAAATTAAGCGATATGGCTTTTGGTACGAATGGAGAGATAATTGTGATGTCTAAATATTATAGGTTTAATGTTATTTCCGTTTCTATACTCGCGATTGTCACGATCGTTTTAAACACACTATTAATACCTAAATATGGCATAGATGGCGCTGCAATAGCCTCCTTTATAGCGATGTTCAGCTTTAACCTTATCAAATTTTATTATGTATGGGTAAAATTTAGAATCCAGCCATTTACAACCTCGACAATTAAGTTTCTTGGTATCACTGGGGTGGTACTATTGGCCAATTACCTTCTTCCAGAATTGGATACTGTATTACTAGACATGATAACCCGATCTACCATCATTACAGTTCTACTTATCGGGGCCACTTATTGGCTGAAGATATCAGAGGAAGTGAATGAGTTATTGGAAAAGAGTGCGAAATGGATTTTAAGATTAAATTGA
- a CDS encoding methyltransferase domain-containing protein, with translation MKGIAKTERVRFQNTLTFLEKTLPKTSKILDLGTPNDMSAFLTQNGYEIDHAHGQDFDLHPEVIAKDGYDAVTIFEVLEHLVNPMGILQAIKAPRLFASVPLDLWFAKAYNNDKDPYDRHFHEFEDWQFDWLLEKSGWEIVNTEKWNTPVSKIGIRPILRRFTPRYYMVEAKRP, from the coding sequence ATGAAAGGTATTGCAAAAACGGAAAGGGTTAGGTTTCAAAATACACTCACATTTTTGGAGAAAACTTTGCCTAAAACCTCGAAGATATTGGATTTAGGTACTCCTAATGACATGAGTGCTTTTCTCACACAAAATGGCTACGAGATAGACCACGCTCATGGCCAAGACTTTGATTTACACCCAGAGGTGATAGCAAAGGATGGTTACGATGCGGTAACCATATTTGAAGTATTAGAACACCTAGTCAATCCTATGGGGATTTTACAAGCTATCAAGGCCCCAAGGCTATTTGCCTCTGTACCTCTAGACTTATGGTTTGCCAAGGCTTATAACAACGACAAGGACCCATACGATCGTCATTTTCATGAGTTTGAGGATTGGCAATTTGATTGGCTATTAGAAAAATCAGGATGGGAAATTGTAAATACTGAAAAATGGAACACCCCAGTCAGCAAGATTGGCATTAGACCAATTTTAAGACGGTTTACACCACGTTACTACATGGTTGAAGCAAAAAGGCCTTAG
- a CDS encoding glycosyltransferase family 4 protein → MSKKVCMLLHEPYPNDIRVSKEAKSLIESGFEIHLLCLGRKGEPKEATVNGIKVHRIHIAKSFAWRGIWDIILAIRFTQPLFYTQLKKLHRREKFSAFHVHDLPLAKTAVKVAKKLSGVKTILDMHENYPEALKVWFQWKRNPIIRIKNSIFFGYDRWLAYEKWASKHIDYLVVVVDEMKTRLASLHNIDEKKIAVVTNTESRDFLDQEHIEDIYDRKDQDFILAYTGGVGPHRGVDVAVKALKHIENEQVRLEITGTLSTDSRIWLTGLAEADGVQDRVVINGYQPFHKFFSYMAYADVNLIPHNRNGHTDNTIPHKLFQGMMVGKPVLVSDAPPLKRIVDITASGLVFEAGNAEDFAKKIQSMIEDKQVYDTLGSNGKKATLTGDWNWETTVKSLTDLYKSL, encoded by the coding sequence ATGAGTAAGAAAGTTTGCATGCTTCTTCATGAGCCTTACCCCAATGATATTAGGGTAAGTAAAGAGGCCAAATCACTTATTGAGTCTGGTTTTGAAATCCATTTGCTTTGCCTAGGCAGAAAAGGCGAACCAAAGGAAGCTACAGTAAATGGTATAAAAGTTCACCGAATCCATATCGCTAAATCTTTTGCTTGGAGAGGTATTTGGGATATAATTTTGGCTATTCGATTTACCCAACCGCTATTTTACACTCAGCTCAAGAAACTACATCGGCGTGAAAAATTTTCGGCATTTCATGTACATGATTTGCCACTTGCTAAAACTGCCGTTAAAGTAGCTAAAAAGCTCTCTGGAGTTAAGACCATATTGGATATGCATGAGAACTATCCAGAAGCGCTCAAAGTATGGTTCCAATGGAAAAGAAATCCGATCATCCGCATTAAAAACAGCATATTTTTTGGCTATGATCGATGGTTAGCTTACGAAAAATGGGCTTCAAAGCATATTGATTATTTAGTCGTTGTGGTCGACGAAATGAAAACAAGATTAGCTTCCTTACATAATATTGATGAGAAGAAAATAGCCGTTGTCACCAATACAGAATCTAGAGATTTCCTTGATCAGGAACATATAGAAGACATCTATGATCGAAAAGATCAAGACTTTATTTTGGCATATACAGGAGGCGTTGGGCCGCATCGCGGGGTTGATGTAGCGGTAAAAGCGCTAAAACATATCGAAAACGAACAAGTAAGACTTGAAATTACAGGCACCCTATCAACCGACTCTAGAATTTGGCTGACAGGTTTAGCGGAAGCAGATGGTGTACAGGATCGAGTCGTCATCAATGGCTATCAACCGTTCCATAAATTCTTTTCTTATATGGCTTATGCAGATGTAAACCTTATTCCGCACAATAGAAATGGGCACACGGATAACACGATCCCACATAAGCTTTTTCAAGGAATGATGGTCGGAAAACCAGTTTTGGTTAGTGATGCACCACCGTTGAAGAGAATCGTTGATATTACAGCATCGGGACTCGTTTTTGAAGCTGGTAATGCTGAGGACTTTGCAAAAAAAATTCAGTCCATGATTGAAGACAAACAGGTATACGACACGTTAGGTAGCAATGGAAAAAAAGCTACTTTAACTGGTGATTGGAATTGGGAAACCACAGTGAAGTCATTAACTGATTTATATAAAAGTCTATAA